In Apium graveolens cultivar Ventura unplaced genomic scaffold, ASM990537v1 ctg8825, whole genome shotgun sequence, the following proteins share a genomic window:
- the LOC141705368 gene encoding F-box/kelch-repeat protein At3g23880-like, whose translation MAEISKRKRKNKKRAWEKVMSSFTDDLWTEILLRLPIKSLLRFKSVCKSWFSIISSHRFAKSHHAIAGTDDQVVIVHLEPNDNDFDADVDGSFSLIHLGSEPNCKNLDFPYSQGEYPSKDIFSTLIGSHFGIVCVSVDVSDWSVTNNNFDIYLWNPATKHSKLIPRYNKSDNAYTSGSLGFAFDHIDSDFKLVKVQSRDFFAKVYSSNRNEWRCIEPRPIDVPQRNVFDICFHGFLFAIGNNSGMMAFNLNKELFICDINLPVTSFDDAQSSTKTRVSNFNDTIAVIFCTMDNGKIQLWTLDNEACLCGGGVQALWTKVLSIDVGLPLYLVEGLYNNSQFLVVGRDGNRFMYDLNKKVTKNFTGPYFEATEIFKYTARFIGLGCGNG comes from the exons ATGGCAGAAATTAGCAAGAGGAAGAGGAAAAATAAGAAAAGAGCTTGGGAAAAGGTGATGAGTAGTTTCACGGATGATCTGTGGACTGAGATTCTCCTGCGCCTTCCCATTAAGTCATTACTTCGATTCAAATCGGTTTGTAAATCATGGTTTTCCATAATTTCAAGCCATCGTTTCGCAAAATCTCATCACGCAATCGCTGGTACAGATGATCAAGTTGTTATTGTACACCTGGAACCAAATGACAATGATTTTGACGCAGACGTTGATGGCTCTTTTTCCCTCATTCACCTCGGTTCCGAACCTAATTGTAAGAATCTCGATTTTCCTTACTCGCAAGGTGAGTATCCGTCTAAAGATATATTCTCTACGCTTATAGGTTCTCATTTTGGCATTGTTTGTGTTTCTGTTGATGTATCCGATTGGTCCGTTACCAATAATAATTTCGATATTTATCTGTGGAACCCTGCAACTAAACACTCCAAGCTCATTCCCCGCTATAATAAATCTGATAATGCTTACACAAGTGGTTCTTTGGGCTTTGCTTTTGATCACATTGATTCAGATTTTAAACTTGTTAAAGTTCAGTCTCGTGATTTTTTTGCTAAGGTCTATTCTTCAAACAGGAATGAGTGGCGATGTATTGAGCCCAGGCCTATTGATGTTCCCCAGAGAAATGTTTTTGATATATGTTTTCACGGATTTTTGTTTGCCATAGGAAATAATAGTGGTATGATGGCTTTTAATTTGAACAAGGAGTTGTTTATTTGTGATATTAATCTTCCTGTTACTTCTTTTGATGATGCTCAGAGTTCTACTAAAACTCGAGTTAGTAACTTCAATGATACTATTGCTGTCATATTCTGTACTATGGACAACGGTAAGATTCAATTGTGGACATTAGACAATGAGGCTTGTCTTTGTGGTGGCGGAGTTCAGGCATTGTGGACTAAAGTGCTCAGTATTGATGTAGGTTTGCCATTATACTTGGTTGAAGGCCTCTATAACAATTCTCAATTTTTAGTAGTTGGTAGAGATGGTAACAGGTTTATGTATGACTTGAACAAGAAAGTGACCAAAAATTTCACTGGCCCCTATTTCGAAGCTACTGAAATTTTCAAGTATACG GCAAGATTCATCGGACTCGGATGTGGAAATGGATGA
- the LOC141705369 gene encoding uncharacterized protein LOC141705369: MGESTTLECMKIFCQQVEGLSGEEYLRAPTPADLRRLLTRGKKGDFQRQSLPMTVWHAFFGVPVAQNDINVLGQSPVFDKVIGGDSPTVVFHVNGKRYNNAYYLADGIYPRYSTFVKTISNSATQSQNLFAKKQKAYRKDVENFFFSHTLFSFLFLLVWTPLLPSVEHDKKDFPFLD; this comes from the exons ATGGGAGAATCAACCACACTTGAGTGTATGAAAATATTTTGTCAACAAGTGGAAGGGCTCTCTGGTGAAGAGTACCTTCGTGCTCCGACACCAGCAGATTTACGAAGGCTTTTAACAAGGGGGAAAAAAGGGGATTTTCAG AGGCAGTCGCTTCCTATGACAGTGTGGCACGCTTTTTTCGGTGTGCCTGTAGCTCAAAATGATATAAACGTTCTGGGTCAGTCTCCCGTGTTTGATAAGGTCATCGGAGGAGATAGTCCAACGGTAGTGTTTCACGTCAATGGCAAAAGATACAACAACGCTTATTATCTTGCTGATGGAATCTATCCCAGATATTCAACATTTGTAAAAACTATATCAAACTCTGCCACTCAATCACAAAATTTGTTTGCTAAGAAGCAAAAGGCGTATCGTAAAGATGTTGAGAACTTCTTTTTTAGTCATaccttgttttcttttctttttttgctTGTTTGGACGCCTTTACTCCCATCGGTCGAACATGACAAGAAGGACTTTCCGTTTCTCGATTAG